The Leptidea sinapis chromosome 15, ilLepSina1.1, whole genome shotgun sequence genome window below encodes:
- the LOC126968275 gene encoding cuticle protein 7-like, whose translation MCRLISVVMVLVFGVVYGKPKIAVFTPVLDPGYNEYYERPKYAFNYGVADQSTGDIKSQHESRDGDVVKGQYSLVEPDGSIRTVDYTADPVHGFNAVVSKSGPSIHPPRQVVQPRIKPVIQYVPKPVPVPVEYPNQFIPEVYATPETYLFQKVPASGIGQFPDYDGFEINGPPNQFY comes from the exons ATGTGTCGTTTGATTAGTGTGGTTATGGTGTTAGTGTTTGGTGTAGTATATGGAAAGCCGAAAATTGCTGTGTTCACTCCTGTTTTAGATCCAGGATACAatgaatattat GAACGACCCAAGTATGCGTTTAATTATGGTGTAGCAGACCAGAGCACAGGAGATATCAAATCACAACACGAATCAAGAGACGGCGACGTAGTGAAAG gTCAGTACTCCCTTGTTGAGCCAGATGGTTCAATAAGGACAGTGGACTACACAGCTGATCCGGTCCACGGCTTCAATGCTGTTGTATCTAAGAGTGGTCCCAGTATACACCCACCACGACAGGTCGTTCAACCAAGAATCAAGCCCGTGATCCAATACGTGCCGAAACCAGTTCCAGTGCCTGTGGAATATCCAAATCAATTTATTCCCGAAGTTTACGCAACTCCTGAAACATATT TGTTCCAGAAAGTGCCGGCCTCTGGTATTGGTCAGTTCCCAGATTACGACGGATTCGAGATAAATGGACCACCGAATCAATTTTACTGA